From one Tetragenococcus osmophilus genomic stretch:
- a CDS encoding peptide ABC transporter substrate-binding protein — MKKKYIYSLFAVCSLVLAGCTTGSTQDSGESEGGEGASGTSGNEYTFIERQEMPTADISQATDTVSFSALNNIYEGIYRLDENDEPQPAGAAEEAEVSEDGLTYNIQLREDATWSNGDPVTADDYVYGWQRTVDPETASEFAYMFEPVENATDVNNGDADLDELGIEAVNDHELEITLEQPTEYFDSLLAFPSFFPQNQEVVEENGDDYAQTSENMVYNGPFVLADFDGPGSDTEWAYDKNEDYWDADNVSLDRVNVNVVKEASTALNLFQDGQADEITLSGELAQQMANDPDYLTVPQASTFYMEMNQDDEDSPFNNENFRKAISYAIDRESLVNSILADGSIEPSGLVPSDMSENPETGDDFTEDAGSQIEYDPEQAQEYWEQAQEELGEEVEVDILADDTDGSRRAQEFLQETIQDNLDGVTVTLSPVPFSVRLDRSTSGDFDMALSGWGADYSDPSSFLDLFQTDGSNNHGNYSSEEYDQQIEEATGENANDPEARWNNYVEAENIIMDEQGVVPLYQNAEAHLRADRVNGVVSHAAGAQYDFKWVTVDE, encoded by the coding sequence GTGAAAAAGAAATATATTTATAGTTTATTTGCGGTGTGTTCCTTGGTACTTGCTGGTTGTACGACTGGCTCCACTCAAGACTCAGGTGAAAGTGAGGGAGGAGAAGGCGCTTCTGGTACTTCTGGAAACGAATATACCTTTATTGAAAGACAAGAAATGCCAACAGCGGATATATCTCAAGCAACAGATACCGTTAGTTTTTCTGCATTAAATAATATCTACGAAGGAATCTATCGTTTAGACGAAAATGATGAGCCTCAACCTGCCGGGGCAGCTGAAGAAGCAGAAGTTTCCGAAGATGGACTAACTTATAATATTCAATTACGTGAAGATGCGACTTGGTCAAATGGGGATCCAGTTACAGCAGATGATTATGTTTATGGTTGGCAACGAACTGTAGATCCAGAAACGGCTTCAGAATTTGCTTATATGTTTGAACCGGTTGAAAATGCAACCGATGTAAACAATGGGGATGCCGATCTTGATGAATTAGGAATTGAAGCGGTTAACGATCATGAATTAGAAATTACATTAGAACAACCGACAGAATATTTTGATAGTTTGTTAGCATTCCCATCGTTCTTCCCGCAAAATCAAGAAGTCGTAGAAGAAAACGGCGATGATTATGCTCAAACAAGTGAAAATATGGTATACAATGGCCCGTTTGTCTTGGCTGATTTTGACGGCCCTGGTTCAGATACCGAGTGGGCGTACGATAAAAATGAAGACTACTGGGATGCAGACAATGTTTCCTTAGATCGTGTAAATGTCAATGTGGTTAAAGAAGCATCAACGGCTTTGAATTTATTCCAAGACGGTCAAGCAGATGAAATTACATTAAGTGGTGAATTAGCACAGCAAATGGCTAATGACCCAGATTATCTCACGGTTCCTCAGGCATCTACTTTTTATATGGAGATGAATCAAGACGATGAAGATTCACCATTTAACAATGAAAACTTCCGTAAAGCCATCTCTTATGCGATTGATCGTGAATCTTTAGTTAATTCAATTTTGGCTGATGGATCGATTGAACCTTCTGGCTTAGTTCCAAGTGATATGAGTGAAAACCCGGAAACGGGCGATGATTTCACTGAAGATGCTGGTAGCCAGATAGAGTATGATCCAGAACAAGCACAAGAATATTGGGAACAGGCTCAAGAGGAACTAGGAGAAGAAGTGGAAGTAGATATCTTAGCAGATGATACAGATGGTTCTCGTCGAGCTCAAGAATTTCTACAAGAGACGATTCAAGATAACTTGGATGGTGTAACTGTTACGTTAAGTCCGGTACCTTTCTCGGTTCGCTTAGACCGTTCAACTTCTGGTGATTTTGATATGGCCCTAAGTGGTTGGGGAGCTGATTATTCTGATCCAAGTAGTTTCCTTGATCTATTCCAAACAGATGGGTCAAATAACCATGGGAACTATAGTAGTGAAGAATACGACCAACAAATCGAAGAAGCAACGGGTGAAAATGCGAACGATCCGGAAGCGCGTTGGAACAACTATGTAGAAGCTGAAAATATTATCATGGATGAACAAGGCGTCGTTCCATTGTATCAAAATGCTGAAGCTCATCTAAGAGCAGATAGAGTAAACGGGGTTGTTTCTCATGCTGCGGGCGCACAGTATGATTTTAAGTGGGTAACAGTAGACGAATAA
- a CDS encoding DUF3899 domain-containing protein translates to MQIKKSSWIISLASLLVSLLLTIIQNEFSFTVLSNNLFLFTLFFLIIGGFLWVFSSGFFDNFQRAFKKRNKKTKKESMKLSEVGRTSFRFWLEPAGILFLLSLLALLLAAF, encoded by the coding sequence ATGCAAATAAAAAAAAGTTCTTGGATTATCAGCCTAGCCAGTCTGTTAGTCAGCCTATTACTTACAATCATTCAAAACGAATTTTCCTTTACTGTTTTGTCCAATAATTTATTTCTATTCACCTTGTTTTTTCTAATTATTGGCGGATTTCTTTGGGTCTTTTCTTCCGGATTTTTCGATAATTTTCAACGAGCTTTCAAGAAAAGAAATAAAAAAACAAAAAAAGAAAGTATGAAATTGTCAGAAGTCGGCCGTACTAGCTTTCGTTTTTGGCTGGAACCTGCAGGAATATTATTTTTATTAAGCTTGCTAGCGTTATTGTTAGCAGCTTTTTAA
- the opp3b gene encoding oligopeptide ABC transporter permease produces MSDFVKYLLQRVFFMAVTLWLIATITFFMMQFLPGTPYTNAERLTPEQIALLNEQMGLDQPVIVQYGEYLLNLLQGDFGISFQFKNQPVANLLGDRIGPSVQLGLQAIGFGTVFGIILGTISAMKQNTWVDTLSTLVAILGRSIPNFVFAVLLQYIFAIRLEILPIAQWDSFAYTILPTLALAMSPLADSARFIRTEMVEVLHSDQVELAKSKGLSRWERAFKHGLRNSLIPILTLLGPLAVALMTGSLVIENIFAIPGIGDQFVKSIMTNDYPTIMAVTILYSTLLVTIIFVVDVLYGIIDPRIRISEGSRG; encoded by the coding sequence GTGAGTGATTTTGTAAAATATTTACTGCAGCGTGTGTTTTTTATGGCAGTGACATTATGGTTGATTGCCACCATTACTTTTTTTATGATGCAGTTTTTACCTGGAACACCATATACCAATGCTGAACGATTAACTCCAGAGCAAATTGCTCTTTTAAATGAGCAAATGGGGCTTGATCAGCCAGTAATCGTGCAATATGGAGAATATTTACTAAACCTTCTGCAAGGAGACTTTGGAATTTCTTTCCAATTTAAGAATCAACCTGTAGCTAACCTTTTAGGTGATCGGATTGGACCTTCTGTTCAATTAGGACTTCAAGCTATTGGATTTGGAACAGTATTTGGGATTATTTTAGGTACAATTTCAGCAATGAAGCAAAATACTTGGGTGGATACATTAAGTACTTTAGTGGCTATCTTAGGTCGTTCCATTCCGAACTTTGTGTTTGCTGTTTTATTGCAATACATCTTTGCTATTAGACTAGAAATTCTACCAATTGCTCAATGGGATAGTTTTGCCTATACGATTCTACCAACTTTAGCTTTGGCAATGTCACCATTAGCGGATTCGGCTCGTTTTATACGGACCGAAATGGTAGAAGTACTACACAGTGATCAAGTCGAATTGGCTAAATCAAAGGGATTAAGTCGTTGGGAAAGAGCTTTTAAGCATGGATTGCGTAATAGCCTCATCCCTATTTTGACTTTGCTTGGTCCCTTAGCCGTAGCATTAATGACGGGTTCACTTGTTATTGAGAACATTTTTGCAATCCCTGGAATTGGTGATCAGTTTGTTAAGTCAATTATGACCAATGATTATCCGACAATTATGGCAGTGACGATTCTTTACTCTACACTGTTAGTGACGATTATCTTTGTGGTTGACGTACTATATGGCATTATAGATCCTCGTATTCGTATTTCAGAAGGGAGTCGTGGATGA
- the opp3C gene encoding oligopeptide ABC transporter permease translates to MEDKNYTNDQLAQIPASEFEPLEKNTTVEREAITAPSLSFLQDSWRRLKKNKAAVISTIFLLIVLLISVVTIFASPHDPTEQNASYINLPPKIPGIDINGLNGVSEVGGQMVDRYEAADVPDDVHFYLGTDALGRDLLSRLFMGVRISLLIAFIAATLDIIFGVTYGVISGLLGGRVDNVMQRIIEVLSGIPNLVVMILMLVVFNPGIFSIIAAMAITNWIPMARIVRAQTLKLKDQEFVLAATTLGESKSKIAFKHVLPNISSVIVIQMMFSIPEAIFFEAFLSFIGIGLTPPTASLGTLLNEGYKTFMFLPYQVVIPAVVLSVIMIGFNLLADGLRDAFDPQMKE, encoded by the coding sequence ATGGAAGATAAAAATTATACAAATGACCAATTAGCTCAAATCCCAGCCTCTGAGTTTGAACCGTTGGAAAAAAATACGACTGTCGAACGAGAAGCTATTACGGCTCCTTCATTGAGTTTTTTACAGGATTCATGGCGCCGTCTGAAGAAAAATAAGGCGGCTGTGATTTCAACAATTTTTCTTTTGATTGTATTATTAATTTCAGTAGTGACTATTTTTGCTTCTCCCCATGATCCTACTGAACAAAATGCAAGTTATATCAATCTACCTCCTAAAATTCCGGGAATTGATATCAATGGGTTAAACGGAGTTTCTGAAGTTGGGGGCCAAATGGTTGATCGGTACGAAGCTGCTGATGTTCCTGATGATGTTCATTTTTATCTTGGAACAGATGCGCTAGGAAGAGATTTATTGAGTCGTTTGTTCATGGGCGTAAGGATCTCCTTATTAATTGCTTTTATTGCAGCTACATTGGATATTATTTTTGGTGTGACCTATGGGGTTATCTCTGGACTATTAGGTGGTAGAGTCGATAATGTTATGCAGCGAATAATAGAAGTTCTATCCGGAATTCCGAATTTAGTGGTAATGATTTTGATGTTAGTTGTATTTAATCCTGGTATCTTTTCTATTATAGCAGCTATGGCCATTACCAATTGGATACCTATGGCTCGTATTGTTCGAGCTCAAACGCTTAAGTTAAAAGACCAAGAGTTTGTTTTAGCGGCAACGACATTAGGAGAAAGCAAGTCTAAGATTGCTTTTAAACATGTTTTACCTAATATTTCTAGTGTGATTGTTATTCAAATGATGTTTAGTATTCCAGAAGCAATCTTTTTTGAAGCATTTCTAAGTTTTATTGGTATAGGGCTAACGCCTCCAACTGCTTCTCTTGGTACGTTGTTAAATGAGGGTTATAAGACATTTATGTTCTTACCTTATCAAGTGGTAATCCCCGCTGTTGTTCTTTCAGTCATTATGATTGGCTTTAACTTATTAGCTGATGGGCTACGTGATGCGTTTGACCCGCAGATGAAGGAGTGA
- a CDS encoding ABC transporter ATP-binding protein: MVKKILEVKDLEISFTTFAGKVQAIRDVSFDLHEGETLAIVGESGSGKSVTTRSIMGLLSSNAVVENGEIVFNGEDILKKSEKQMQKIRGKDISMIFQDPMTSLDPTMKIGKQVAESLLKHTKVSKKDALQKALELLELVGIPNAKNRLKNYPHQFSGGQRQRIIIAVALICYPEILIADEPTTALDVTIQAQILELLKDIQQKVNSSIIFITHDLGVVANVADRVAVMYAGKIVEIGTAEEIFYNPQHPYTWGLLGSMPTLEGTSDRLYAIPGTPPDLLEPPVGDAFYPRNEYAMKIDTEKQPPFFELSSTHKAATWLLAPQAPKVEPPQEILNRWEEFRQKNQNQPEMEES, encoded by the coding sequence ATGGTGAAAAAAATTTTAGAAGTAAAAGATTTAGAAATCTCATTTACTACCTTCGCTGGAAAAGTTCAAGCGATTCGAGATGTAAGTTTTGATTTGCATGAAGGAGAGACACTTGCGATTGTAGGGGAATCTGGTAGTGGTAAATCTGTTACAACCAGAAGTATTATGGGACTCTTATCTAGTAATGCAGTTGTAGAAAATGGCGAAATCGTATTTAATGGCGAAGATATCCTGAAAAAATCCGAGAAACAAATGCAAAAAATTCGAGGAAAAGATATTTCTATGATTTTTCAGGATCCGATGACTTCACTTGATCCGACAATGAAAATTGGCAAACAAGTTGCTGAGTCTTTATTGAAGCATACAAAAGTTTCAAAAAAAGACGCTTTACAAAAGGCTTTGGAACTTTTAGAACTTGTGGGGATACCTAATGCTAAGAATCGGTTAAAAAATTACCCGCATCAATTTTCTGGTGGCCAACGTCAACGGATCATCATTGCAGTTGCTTTAATTTGTTATCCAGAAATATTAATTGCAGATGAACCGACGACTGCTTTAGACGTCACTATTCAGGCTCAAATTTTAGAACTACTAAAGGATATTCAGCAAAAAGTAAACTCTTCCATTATTTTTATTACTCATGACTTAGGAGTAGTTGCTAATGTTGCAGATCGAGTGGCTGTGATGTACGCTGGAAAAATTGTGGAAATTGGAACTGCTGAAGAAATCTTTTATAATCCGCAACATCCGTATACTTGGGGATTATTAGGCTCTATGCCAACTTTGGAAGGAACAAGCGATCGGTTATATGCCATCCCTGGAACCCCTCCAGATTTATTAGAACCTCCTGTTGGGGACGCTTTTTATCCTAGAAACGAATATGCGATGAAAATCGATACAGAAAAGCAGCCTCCATTTTTTGAATTATCAAGTACCCATAAAGCAGCGACTTGGTTATTAGCGCCACAAGCGCCTAAAGTAGAGCCTCCGCAAGAGATTTTAAATCGTTGGGAAGAATTTAGGCAGAAAAATCAAAATCAGCCGGAAATGGAGGAAAGTTAA
- a CDS encoding ABC transporter ATP-binding protein, whose protein sequence is MSKVLLDVKNLKQYFNEGRKNEVKAVDDITFHIYEGETFGLVGESGSGKSTTGRTIIRLNRPTGGTVEFDGKNVMDLNGKKDMNAFRRDVQMIFQDPYASLNGRMKVRDIIAEGIDINGLAESENQRNERVNDLLRTVGLNPNHGTRYPHEFSGGQRQRIGVARALAVDPKFIICDEPISALDVSIQAQVVNLLQDLQKEHNLTYLFIAHDLSMVKHISDRIGVMHDGKLLEVGTSDDIYYYGVHPYTESLLSAIPLPDPNYERTRTRIKYSGEQDDPNVNRQMIEIEAGHYVYATEEEKTKYQEKLANKKATADKQAM, encoded by the coding sequence ATGAGCAAAGTTTTATTAGATGTAAAAAACTTAAAACAATATTTTAATGAAGGCCGTAAAAATGAAGTTAAAGCGGTCGATGATATTACTTTTCATATCTATGAAGGCGAAACATTTGGTTTAGTTGGTGAATCAGGTAGTGGAAAATCTACTACTGGACGAACCATCATTCGTTTGAATCGACCAACTGGAGGTACGGTGGAATTTGATGGCAAAAACGTCATGGATTTAAATGGTAAAAAAGACATGAACGCTTTTCGTCGTGATGTTCAAATGATCTTTCAAGACCCTTATGCTTCTTTAAATGGACGGATGAAAGTCCGCGATATTATTGCTGAGGGGATTGATATTAATGGATTGGCAGAGTCAGAAAATCAACGAAATGAGCGAGTTAATGACCTTCTAAGAACAGTGGGACTAAACCCTAACCACGGTACTCGTTATCCTCACGAATTCTCTGGAGGACAACGGCAACGAATTGGGGTTGCACGCGCTTTAGCTGTTGATCCTAAATTTATTATTTGTGATGAACCTATTTCCGCACTGGATGTTTCAATTCAAGCTCAAGTGGTTAATTTATTACAAGATCTGCAAAAAGAACATAATTTAACTTATTTATTTATTGCTCATGATTTGTCTATGGTTAAACATATTAGTGATCGTATTGGTGTAATGCATGATGGGAAATTGTTAGAAGTAGGTACGAGTGATGACATATATTATTATGGTGTTCATCCTTATACAGAAAGTTTGCTTTCCGCTATTCCATTGCCGGATCCTAATTATGAACGGACGAGAACAAGAATTAAATATAGTGGTGAGCAAGATGATCCAAATGTTAATAGACAGATGATAGAAATCGAAGCTGGTCATTATGTTTATGCAACAGAGGAAGAAAAAACAAAGTACCAAGAAAAACTTGCAAATAAAAAGGCCACTGCTGATAAGCAAGCTATGTAG
- a CDS encoding RNA-guided endonuclease TnpB family protein: protein MKVLKGYKFRIYPNEEQIQFFIQTFGCVRFTYNCLLCARKESLQKRSYETKLSPAHLKKDYPFLKQADSLALANAQRNLDRAFKNYFSKRMGYPKFKTKNNTWQSYTTNNQKNTIYLVGKQLKLPKLKSLVSVNLHREVFGEIKSATISAKNNQLFFVSLLCLEEVFPLPKTGKAIGIAYCPKHLVQLTSDRSLPVYECKGVQHRLKRANKKLELRAKVAKKRAVVVKQAKNYQKQKHKVQKLTVKKNNQKRNYIDQLTHLLVHEYDSIYLEENPHFIDNTHFLEADWHHFLRTIRYKAHWYNKKLIFVEDVKKFDEFVMN from the coding sequence GTGAAAGTATTAAAGGGTTATAAATTTCGTATTTATCCAAATGAAGAGCAAATACAATTCTTTATTCAGACTTTCGGTTGTGTACGATTTACTTATAATTGTTTACTATGTGCACGGAAGGAGTCTTTACAAAAGAGAAGCTATGAAACAAAACTTTCTCCAGCACATTTAAAAAAAGACTATCCGTTTTTGAAACAAGCGGATAGTCTAGCTTTAGCTAATGCGCAACGCAATTTAGATCGTGCTTTTAAAAATTACTTTAGCAAAAGAATGGGTTATCCAAAATTTAAGACGAAAAACAATACTTGGCAGTCTTATACAACCAACAATCAAAAAAATACGATTTATCTGGTGGGAAAACAATTGAAGTTGCCCAAGTTGAAATCACTAGTCTCTGTGAACTTGCATAGGGAAGTTTTTGGAGAAATAAAGTCAGCAACGATATCTGCAAAAAATAATCAGTTATTTTTTGTGTCCCTTCTTTGCTTGGAAGAAGTGTTTCCTTTACCAAAAACTGGAAAGGCCATAGGAATAGCTTATTGTCCTAAACATTTAGTCCAATTAACTTCGGATAGGTCTTTGCCGGTGTACGAGTGCAAAGGAGTTCAACATCGATTAAAAAGGGCTAATAAAAAATTGGAGCTTCGTGCAAAAGTAGCAAAGAAACGTGCGGTAGTGGTTAAGCAAGCAAAAAACTACCAAAAACAAAAACATAAAGTACAAAAATTAACTGTGAAAAAAAATAATCAAAAAAGAAATTATATAGATCAGTTAACTCATCTTTTAGTCCATGAATATGATTCTATTTATTTGGAAGAAAATCCCCATTTTATCGATAATACTCATTTTTTAGAAGCTGATTGGCATCATTTTTTGCGTACTATTCGTTATAAAGCGCACTGGTATAATAAGAAATTGATATTTGTTGAAGATGTCAAAAAATTTGATGAATTTGTTATGAACTGA
- the mgtE gene encoding magnesium transporter, producing MQELKLDKSQYYEAIYQAAKENDRKLFRKLFLRLHDRDQHEVYHLLYPEKKQKIANFLTPEEFSELFEWMAIEDQEYVVSHFPESFVAKLFNKLPTDDVVKFLKQTPNIDRQYLLDLMNEKERTRATELLSYEPETAGSIMTKEFVSANQNQTSSEVISFIRKMGNKAETIYYIYVLDDAANLVGVLSLRDLILSSEDEMVKNVMFNQVVSVPVDMDQEEVAQVIQNYDLLAVPVLNNGVMLGIVTVDDVMDILESEVTEDFQEFAAIRRNEDEPKEENAFQTAKQRAPWIVILIFLGMLTGSLISFFEETLESVVLLAAFIPMIMDTAGNVGTQSLAVSVRNLTVEKEEKPSFWQTLRKEFGAGILIGLAAAAALFLVAVLFYQNLVLAFIVSVSVLITISFSTVVGAIIPAIAVKLKIDPAVASGPFITTTNDALGLMIYFTIATSLLHVL from the coding sequence ATGCAAGAGCTCAAGTTAGATAAAAGCCAATATTACGAAGCAATTTATCAGGCGGCAAAAGAAAATGATCGTAAGCTATTTCGTAAATTATTCTTACGTCTGCACGACCGTGACCAACATGAAGTCTATCATTTATTATACCCTGAAAAAAAGCAGAAAATCGCTAATTTTTTAACACCAGAAGAGTTTTCCGAATTGTTTGAATGGATGGCTATTGAAGATCAAGAATACGTAGTTTCTCATTTTCCTGAATCATTTGTGGCTAAATTATTCAATAAACTACCTACAGATGATGTAGTGAAGTTTTTAAAACAAACGCCTAATATAGATAGACAGTATTTATTAGATTTGATGAATGAAAAAGAAAGGACAAGAGCCACAGAACTATTATCTTATGAGCCAGAAACTGCTGGTTCCATAATGACCAAAGAATTTGTTTCAGCGAACCAAAATCAAACGTCAAGCGAAGTTATTTCTTTTATCCGAAAAATGGGAAATAAAGCAGAAACAATCTACTATATTTATGTATTAGATGATGCAGCGAATTTAGTTGGTGTCTTGTCTTTGCGAGATTTGATTTTGTCTTCAGAAGATGAGATGGTAAAAAACGTGATGTTTAATCAAGTCGTTTCAGTACCTGTGGATATGGACCAAGAAGAAGTTGCTCAGGTGATTCAAAATTATGACTTACTTGCAGTGCCAGTGCTCAACAATGGTGTTATGTTAGGAATTGTTACTGTTGATGATGTTATGGATATTCTAGAAAGTGAGGTAACAGAAGACTTTCAAGAATTTGCTGCTATTCGTCGGAATGAAGATGAACCTAAAGAAGAAAATGCTTTTCAAACAGCTAAACAACGTGCACCTTGGATTGTTATTCTGATTTTTTTGGGTATGCTTACAGGTAGTTTGATTAGTTTCTTTGAAGAAACATTAGAATCTGTTGTATTATTGGCGGCTTTTATTCCTATGATTATGGATACAGCTGGTAATGTGGGGACCCAATCTTTAGCTGTTTCTGTTCGTAATTTGACTGTAGAAAAAGAAGAAAAACCTAGCTTTTGGCAAACGTTAAGAAAGGAGTTTGGCGCAGGCATACTAATTGGCCTTGCTGCAGCAGCTGCGCTTTTCCTTGTTGCCGTTCTTTTTTACCAAAATTTAGTTTTAGCATTTATTGTTAGTGTTTCAGTGTTAATCACTATATCATTTTCTACTGTAGTAGGAGCGATTATTCCTGCGATTGCAGTGAAGCTAAAAATTGACCCGGCAGTAGCTAGTGGTCCTTTTATTACAACTACAAATGATGCTTTAGGGCTAATGATTTATTTTACGATTGCTACTAGCTTATTACACGTACTCTGA
- a CDS encoding NUDIX hydrolase, giving the protein MEFASKQEEQDYYQHVASEQEFLEWYKKQEHPIYQNPSVTVDMVLLCYNKSTDQIKVLLIQRRGNPYRNSWALPGGFITASESTGDSVIRETKEETGVTISAKNIEQLHTFSTPGRDPRGWVITVSYLAFIGEAILSAGDNANQARWFTLERKDNQLYLTSGEIEIILDLQTQKSLGKDDLAFDHNQIIIKAFNRIANKMAHEPQVLQVLGETFTITEARKVFAKFLGVDYRSIDHSNFKKSLLDFLEEVGERPAGVGRPSKLYRLKEDFREN; this is encoded by the coding sequence ATGGAATTTGCTTCTAAGCAAGAAGAACAAGATTATTACCAACATGTCGCAAGCGAACAAGAATTCTTAGAATGGTACAAAAAACAAGAACATCCGATCTACCAAAACCCTTCGGTCACAGTTGATATGGTTTTGTTATGCTATAATAAAAGTACTGATCAAATCAAAGTTCTTTTAATTCAAAGGCGAGGAAATCCTTATCGTAATTCCTGGGCATTGCCAGGTGGATTTATTACCGCCAGCGAATCAACAGGGGACAGTGTTATTCGCGAAACAAAAGAAGAGACAGGAGTTACAATCTCTGCTAAAAATATCGAACAACTACATACATTTAGTACGCCTGGTCGTGATCCGCGGGGTTGGGTTATTACCGTTAGTTACCTAGCGTTTATTGGAGAAGCAATACTTTCTGCCGGTGATAACGCCAACCAAGCACGCTGGTTTACTTTAGAACGTAAAGACAATCAATTATATCTAACAAGTGGAGAAATAGAGATCATCCTTGACCTACAAACTCAAAAATCACTAGGTAAAGATGATTTAGCTTTTGATCACAATCAGATTATCATTAAGGCTTTTAATCGTATTGCTAACAAAATGGCCCATGAACCTCAAGTACTTCAAGTTTTGGGAGAAACTTTCACCATTACAGAAGCACGCAAAGTGTTTGCTAAATTTCTAGGCGTAGATTATCGTTCTATTGATCATTCCAATTTCAAAAAAAGCCTGCTAGACTTTTTAGAAGAAGTTGGCGAGCGACCTGCGGGTGTAGGCCGACCTTCAAAACTTTATCGATTAAAAGAAGATTTTCGCGAGAATTAA
- a CDS encoding ISLre2-like element ISTeha1 family transposase, which translates to MDSIVTDLVEVMKKETNFLARERAMMIFFTKLIATITQLAFQTLDKEICAQCKKEGFRVDRKSERTITFLFGPVTYVRRRMKNQANDIRYPLDEFLGIRKGLRYSSLVLRNVAQLGSNMVYRHVSQAIDCLTSWQMSHQNVQQLVVKTGEFIQARSTHESRYEGVIPKKKVPYLYLEGDGVKINGQKKQSLEVHRFQVCEGSQKVGNRSEMIAPHFVSHLNRQKAYKEMMAYLQAYYDLSHTVVISNSDGGSGYEKSVFDELALGCLRHEHFRDRYHVHRKIKERMAFVPQLQHRMIRAIEHYNWQAVQLVLDTSESLIEEKEAEALEHLRLLHHYLQRSWPYLKSLKARGIRDPKACIGTIESTHRKITYRMKRQGRLWTTTGAQAMIRVIDSLRNQELEGWLNQYEALPNDVVVQEKRWHAMKRWVQKKPRFQAHEGAFKGQIGEGKAKSAPLGQFAKGLNQLLMTPSYL; encoded by the coding sequence ATGGATTCTATTGTAACAGATTTAGTGGAAGTAATGAAGAAGGAAACGAATTTTTTAGCAAGAGAAAGAGCCATGATGATCTTTTTTACAAAACTTATAGCCACGATCACACAATTGGCTTTTCAAACGCTCGATAAAGAAATTTGTGCGCAATGTAAAAAAGAAGGTTTTCGCGTCGATCGCAAGAGCGAGAGAACCATCACTTTTTTGTTTGGTCCCGTGACCTATGTTCGTCGGCGAATGAAAAATCAAGCCAATGACATTCGTTACCCCTTAGATGAATTTCTAGGGATTCGAAAAGGTCTTCGTTATAGTTCGCTGGTTCTGCGAAACGTGGCTCAATTAGGCAGTAACATGGTCTATCGTCATGTTTCTCAAGCGATCGACTGTTTAACTTCTTGGCAGATGAGTCATCAAAATGTGCAACAATTGGTGGTTAAAACGGGCGAATTCATCCAAGCCAGAAGCACGCATGAAAGTCGTTATGAGGGCGTGATCCCCAAGAAAAAAGTGCCCTATTTATATCTGGAAGGAGACGGCGTAAAGATCAACGGACAGAAGAAACAATCCCTTGAAGTTCACCGTTTTCAAGTGTGTGAAGGCAGCCAGAAAGTCGGCAATCGCTCGGAAATGATCGCCCCGCACTTTGTGAGTCATCTGAATCGGCAAAAAGCATACAAAGAAATGATGGCCTATCTTCAAGCCTATTATGATTTAAGTCATACCGTGGTCATTTCCAATAGTGACGGCGGTTCGGGTTATGAAAAATCGGTGTTTGATGAACTGGCTTTAGGTTGTTTGCGTCATGAACACTTCCGTGATCGATACCATGTCCACCGGAAAATCAAGGAACGAATGGCTTTTGTTCCCCAGCTCCAACATCGAATGATACGAGCGATTGAACATTATAATTGGCAAGCAGTCCAGCTTGTTTTAGATACTTCGGAAAGCTTGATTGAAGAAAAGGAGGCCGAAGCGTTAGAACATTTACGTTTACTGCATCACTACCTTCAAAGAAGTTGGCCTTATTTAAAATCATTGAAAGCACGAGGAATCAGGGACCCTAAAGCTTGTATTGGCACGATCGAAAGTACCCATCGGAAAATCACCTATCGCATGAAGCGCCAAGGTCGTTTGTGGACAACAACTGGGGCCCAAGCCATGATTCGTGTCATTGATAGTTTAAGAAACCAAGAATTGGAAGGTTGGTTGAACCAATACGAAGCCCTTCCGAATGATGTGGTTGTCCAGGAAAAACGTTGGCACGCTATGAAACGTTGGGTACAGAAAAAGCCTCGTTTCCAAGCCCATGAAGGTGCATTTAAAGGACAGATTGGCGAAGGAAAAGCGAAAAGTGCGCCTTTAGGCCAATTCGCCAAAGGATTAAATCAATTACTAATGACCCCGAGTTATCTCTAA